The sequence gtcaccCACATGTACAAAATGCTTCATGAGCCTGGTACAAAACCACACGAGACACTATAGGGAAACAATAAACCAGCACTAGTGGGACAATAAACCAATTTCTTCAAATGGGTTAAAAGTTGGCTTTTGGTAAATGTGAGCCACAAGTGAAtgagttaaaagaaatatagacaaacaaaaaattataatatacgACAGAGAGAATGCACCTAGAGGTAGTTAAGACTATCTGTAGACACCGTGCTTCCAATCGATTGGCATCTTGATCCGGTGTAGTGTTGTTGGCGGATCCCTCACCGCCGGATCACAGAGAGCGAGAGGAGGGTTGAGGAGAGacgaaggagggagggagctgACTGCAGTGAGGGAGAAGACAGAGGTACAGAGGAACCCCCTTTGCTGGCAGCGAGATGAGCTCGGCAGATTTGGTGACTCATCCTCGTCTTAATGCATCTTTGTCAGCAGGGACACCTTGTTGTCCCTCCAgctctccctccccccctcgCTGCCCCGAGATTCCAGACAGAGATGACTATCGCTTTGATAAGACATCAGGTTTACCCTGCTGGCGGCAGAAAGAAAGAACAGGTGAACATTAATGAAGCAGCACAGCTGGCCTGGTTTGGTCTCAGCTGACCAGTAGGGTTGTTTAATCCATTAAGATTAGCATCACGTCGGTAATGCACTTATTTCtgctttgttattttttataaaagcaTCCATTCAGGCTCAGAGAAATTACATTTTACTGCCATATGCCTGGTCATGCAAAGGTCATCCTTAGATCCACCGCAAATCCCCATCAGTTTATTCTTGTAGATTATCTGGGTTTTTAGTTTTTCAGCTGGTGGAAAGGCTGTTGACCGGTAAAACAGTGCAGTGTCCTAGATAAATAGAGGGCGATTTCCGACCAGGATTTCTGACTTTCCATTAAGGATTGTTGGCCATTCACGTGTGCCTCTCCCCCGCCACAGCTGTCCTGGCAGCATAATTCTGTCATAATTCCCTTTGATCGGCCAGCAGCACCTAGTTTAGGCAGCacactgaggggaaaaaatggCCCCAAAAAGcccctcccttctcctctaCTGCATCTGCGTTTCTCACAGGCGAGCATATGGAGGAGGATGAAACAGAAATCGACATAAACGTGTGAGGTGACAGAGTAGCGGGAAGGAGAATAGGGGAGAAAGAACAGAGCAAAATACagcagattgttttttttcagtgtctaaaatgagaaaaagagaTGATAAGATGTAGGGATCAGCCGATAACTAAAGTCCAggtatcagtatcagtatcgggactgaaaaagtcggatgggtgcatccctaataagaTGAGCTAAACGCAAAGAAGagaagagtgaaaacagatACATATAAAGGAGGACTGTCCATGTGACCGGCTGACACATTACAGGCCAAAATGCGACAGAGAGACTTAATCTGATCGGGCATGGAAACAGGATCATGTTGCTAAAAACCTCCTGAGTagtttatcagctgtaaccgtgGAACAGAGTGCACGGCGTTTACAGTATATTGGCACTTACTTATGTAGAAATGGATGATAAGAATGACACCGcaaactctctcacacacactcacacaaacaccacaCGACAGCGGTGGTGATAATGATGGCTTGTAATAAATTAGAGGGCAATATATTGCTCTTCCCCTTGTTTCCCACGCAGCACATGTCTGAGAGCGCTTAATTGCCCATTCTCAATTACCACTGGAGGCctgaagagagagcgagagaggaaaccgagagagagagagagagagagagggagagcgtgAGAGTGAAAGTGATTATTTGAATTACAGCTGGTAATTGAATAACCCTCCACAGGGGAAGGCTGATAGGCCAGCGATGAGCTGAGTCGAGGCTTGATAGATGAGTGCGCGGCTCCCATTCGTGCCGATAGCCGGCCCCTGCAGGATTTCATTCAATTCTTCTGTGATTGCATTAAACACAAGGGCCTGGTTAGTTATTGCGAGAAACTTGGCGTGCGTTTATTTTTGGATAAAGTGTGAAACTTGgcgtattatttatattatgtaCATGAAAGCCTTGCAGGTTTTCTGCGTATTTTTGGACTTCGTACTCACTTTATTTGTGGCCTAACTAACTGTGGTTGAATAGACTCGTAAATAAAATACACCAAACATAAAATCCAACTGCACACTAAGTGATTTGATAATGCAGCGAGAGATGAGGCAGCTTATTGAATGGCCGACTTTATGGAGCCGCCTTAACTGTGTAGGAGCCCCGGCTCTCAGTCTGTCAATGGACTGACCtatgagagagaaaagagcagGAGATGAGATGTGAGCCACCTGCTGAGAGACGGAGGGCAAAACAGATGAATGAACAGTaggagctcagagagagagagagagaggctgcaggTGGAGGACGGGGCGGCATGAATGAACAAATGAATGGAGGCACAGATGATGAATGAGTGAATCTATAAATCCCTCAGGAGCTAACCAGCTGCAGGTGCACCTGGGTCTTCAGGCAGACGAACGCGTTGAACTCAGTTTATATAGAGAAGTAGAGAGTATGAGGTCAAATGGGAATTTTAACTTCGTCTTCCTCACAATGTGCACATTGGAAtcatactttttattatttcctttagaaaaaaaagaattaagattaaaaaaaaatatatatatatatatataaggacTTATaattaaaaacttaaataaaggGGCGCTGTGGCAAATCACCTGGTAGAACAGGCGCCTCATATACCCAAAgaagcccaaaaaataatcttaaaattaaagaaataataaattaaataataataaaaataaataatgaataaaataaatttccACACCAGATTCCCAACACCTACTTATATCCCTGTCGTCCTGCCCCCATGTTAATTCACAATGTCCACACTTGTGAAAAAACTACAAATCTCTGTTTTCCCCTCTCTCAGACAAACAGAATGATATGGAGATCCCGTCTCCGACGTCCAAGACgcgagagaagaagaagcagcagaagcagcagctgaTGACGCAGATCCCCGGAGTCAAGAAGGTCTCCCACGGGCCCTCGCTCTCCGGCAGCTGCGTCTCGCGCTTCGGCGTCAAGACTGACAAGGAGGAACTGCTGTCCAAGGAGCTGGAGGACCTCAACAAGTGGGGCCTGAACATCTTCACTGTGTCGGAGTACTCCCACAGCCGGCCTCTTACCTGCATCATGTACGCCATCTTCCAGGTATGAAATGTGTCTGACATTCTGCTGTCTTCACTTACATAAGTGTTGTTTGATTACGACTAAAATGATCCACACTTAATCCTAAATATAATACGATGTTGTTTTTTGTAGGAGCGAGAACTGTTAAAGACATTTAAGATCCCCATGGATACGTTCGTGGCCTACATGATGACGTTGGAAGATCACTACCATTCGGATGTGGCCTACCATAACAGCCTGCATGCTGCTGACGTAGCCCAGTCCACACAcatcctcctctccactccagCCCTGGATGtaagtcatattataaagtGGAAGTATTGTACTCTGATAATGTAAAAAAACTAACATCTTTCAACTCTGGAGGTTGAAAGATTCCCCTACCTCTGACTTGGGCACCAGTGTGCATCCACCGAAATAAGGGAAAACTAAATTAGAGGAGTGAGCTCTTACATCAGCCCGTGAGCCACTTTCCTGGATCGCCACAGCAGCTTTTGAAGAGCTCAACATCCTTCCATTAAATCATCTTTTCCCCTCTTTACTCAGGGAACTTCCCCTCTTTCTTCCAAACACTCGTCCCTCCGTGCCTTATTTGTTAAACCAGCATGCGGTTCCTTACAGCTCTCCTCATGTTGGAGTAGCTGGTGAGATACAGTCAGGTCAGAGCGCCCCGGTCTTCAGATCACGATTCACTCTTCTTGGCTCTCTTTCTTCTATCAAAGCCAGCAGACACAATGACGTTTTACAGACAGTTAGCTTGACATTTGGTTGAGGAAAACATGTGGAATAATAACACTTCTCTGGCAGAACGTCATCTATAACCTTGGGTCGGGTCCGTTGGATCATTGTTGGCGGGCATGGATTAACTAGTCTGTTCTTTCTGATGCTATTTCTATCTTCAGAAACTAAGTCTAAtattctcctctccctccatctctttttCACAGGCGGTCTTCACAGATCTCGAGATCCTAGCAGCCATCTTTGCTGCAGCTATCCATGATGTTGACCATCCTGGTGTATCAAACCAATTTCTGATCAATACCAGTAAGTCCAAACATCACTCAACATGGGACTTAGTCAGTCAATGTGTTGCTTTCTTTAGAAATGTATACATCAGTGCTTTCAACAACCAAATAGAAGGAGTTATGACAAAgactgaaatattaaaaatctgtttttaacgCCCCTCCAGACTCTGAGCTGGCGCTGATGTACAACGATGAGTCCGTGCTGGAGAACCATCACTTGGCAGTGGGATTCAAGCTGCTACAGGAAGACAACTGTGATATCTTCCAGAACCTCACTAAGAAGCAGCGACAGTCCCTCCGCAAGATGGTCATCGACATGGTAAAGAGATCCTGATTCTCCTCTCCTGTCATATTGATTTAAACCATAACCTGTCCAAATGATCCTGATGCTGACGatggtgtttctctctctttctgttatTCAGGTTTTGGCCACGGACATGTCCAAACACATGAGTCTGCTGGCTGATCTGAAGACGATGGTGGAGACCAAGAAGGTGACGAGCTCTGgagtgctgctgctggacaACTACACCGACAGGATACAGGTACGCGTTGGCTTTAGCACAACAATTTCTTAACTGTGGTACTGTAAGCTCTCCACCTCTCTGTCCCCAGCTTTTAATAGCTCTGATCAATAGCCAGTGTTGGCGGCGGTTACTCAGCCAATGGTCATTAGCCGGCCTCCTACGTAGCTGACCTCTGCTCCCCACGGTCActccttctctcactccatccatctgcTTCTCTACCTTTAAGTGCTCCCTCTACACCCTTCCCTCTAATGGTCTTTCTAGGATTTCCCCTTTATTAGACTGTTGTGTAGACTGACCTCCTTTCATAACAAAGCATATTATAGAATTAGCCTTAAACACGGTTCTGAGAGAATCTAATTTCTCCTAAATCTTATTGCCGTAAAGTAATCTACCACAATGGGCTGTATTGTTTTATGGATATTGGATTTTACATTGGAGAGGCTCATTGTTTCTAGGTTTAACAATCGTATTAAGGGGACACACCCAGgcagaaacattgttttttatgcaCTGGTTAATTATGTAAATTTAGAGATTTCTtgggaaaataacaaaaactgaaaatgaaGAGCCCAGTTCAGGGGATACGAGCATTTACTAAATTGTAATTGTGTGTTATTTCTAGGTCCTGCGTAATATGGTGCACTGTGCTGACCTGAGCAACCCCACCAAGTCCCTGGAGCTGTACCGTCAGTGGACTGATCGGATAATGGACGAGTTCTTCCaccagggagacagagagagggagcgggGGATGGAGATCAGCCCCATGTGTGACAAACACACTGCCTCGGTGGAGAAGAGCCAGGTAGGCAACcaagttactttccaccactgcgactttgttgattaatcgattagttcttCGAGTGAgggagtttctccacaaagaatcacacaaaagcacaactttaatcttgtgtttaccagagatgtgctcacaagtttcttggaaataagtcattcagcatgaaaaaagcatgaaaatgactaatcgactaacgAAACCTTAATCGActtggaccaaaacaaccgctTAGTCGACTACTTGACTAAAGTAACTGCATTATATGTGCATCCAAATGTTAAAAGAATCTCCAGTTCTAATTATCCTCTTTACTCCTCTCCAGGTTGGCTTCATCGACTACATCGTGCACCCTCTGTGGGAGACCTGGGCCGATCTGGTTCACCCCGACGCCCAGGACATTCTGGACACGCTGGAGGACAACAGGAACTGGTACCAGAGCATGATCCCCCAGAGTCCCTCCCCGCCCTTCTACGACCAGGTCTCGCACGGACACGGCGGAGGGAGCGGGGGGCAGGGCGGCGGGGAGAAATTTCAGTTTGAGCTCAccttggaggaggaggacttgGATGGAATAGAGAAAGACGGCGAaggagaggaggacgaggaggaggaagagttagatatagaagaggaggaggatagtCTAGGAGATTCCCGTTCTCCTCCCCTGGACTATTTGAACAgtcaggagctggaggagggcAACATGATGGAGCCGGCAATAGAGATCGTGACGCACGAGGCGTCGCCCACGGACACATAGGGCTTCCATCATCAGGCTCACGCGGTGATTTGAAAGTTTTTTTGGCGAAAGAGGGGCGATCCTCTTGCAGCTGTGCTTTTTAATAAGCCCACAGAAGCAAGGGCTTAGTTTGGTCCCGCACGGGGCGTCTTGCACTTGGGTGTTTGAAGCCAGACACGGACGGACAGTTTCAGCGAGGCGGCTTCAGAGTTCTCAGGAAATAATGACTGCGAACATTTTAGTCTGGACGAACAGGCGAGACGGAGGGAGGAACTTGAAGGATTTCGGCCAGTTTGGGAAAACGGTTACTTTTCTTTTCTGGACTGGCATTAAAATGGACATCGACACTACTGAGAGAAGTTTTGTAccttaagacttttttttacagatatgATCTAGAAGTAGCATAGAGTAAGATCTACTGACGGAGACACATTTGTATAGCAAGAGAAAGTGTTTACTTTTTTCCTGTACCATTTGTCAAAGGACTTTTGTGTGCCTTTTTTACTATTGTCTTTataatagttttttatttattgaacacTCTAGTATgtctgtgacattttttttcttatctgaaAGAGCAAAatcttttttgtatgttaaaaAGAGAAACAGTCTTCCATGTATTGGGCAATAGAG comes from Sebastes fasciatus isolate fSebFas1 chromosome 5, fSebFas1.pri, whole genome shotgun sequence and encodes:
- the pde4ba gene encoding 3',5'-cyclic-AMP phosphodiesterase 4B isoform X3, whose amino-acid sequence is MYRRSPSVRPRVHFDFSEEVIRRLHATNHAAPRSFDVENGPSAGCSPLASPGSGLVLHTNFPGHNQRRESFLYRSDSDYDLSPKSMSRNSSITSELHGDDLIVTPFAQVLASLRSVRNNFTVLTNVQCASSKRSPAATTQPPITRVCLPDEAYQKLAMETMEELDWCLDQLETIQTYRSVSDMASNKFKRMLNRELTHLSEMSRSGNQVSEFISNTFLDKQNDMEIPSPTSKTREKKKQQKQQLMTQIPGVKKVSHGPSLSGSCVSRFGVKTDKEELLSKELEDLNKWGLNIFTVSEYSHSRPLTCIMYAIFQERELLKTFKIPMDTFVAYMMTLEDHYHSDVAYHNSLHAADVAQSTHILLSTPALDAVFTDLEILAAIFAAAIHDVDHPGVSNQFLINTNSELALMYNDESVLENHHLAVGFKLLQEDNCDIFQNLTKKQRQSLRKMVIDMVLATDMSKHMSLLADLKTMVETKKVTSSGVLLLDNYTDRIQVLRNMVHCADLSNPTKSLELYRQWTDRIMDEFFHQGDRERERGMEISPMCDKHTASVEKSQVGFIDYIVHPLWETWADLVHPDAQDILDTLEDNRNWYQSMIPQSPSPPFYDQVSHGHGGGSGGQGGGEKFQFELTLEEEDLDGIEKDGEGEEDEEEEELDIEEEEDSLGDSRSPPLDYLNSQELEEGNMMEPAIEIVTHEASPTDT
- the pde4ba gene encoding 3',5'-cyclic-AMP phosphodiesterase 4B isoform X6 yields the protein MPEANYLLSVSWGYIKFKRMLNRELTHLSEMSRSGNQVSEFISNTFLDKQNDMEIPSPTSKTREKKKQQKQQLMTQIPGVKKVSHGPSLSGSCVSRFGVKTDKEELLSKELEDLNKWGLNIFTVSEYSHSRPLTCIMYAIFQERELLKTFKIPMDTFVAYMMTLEDHYHSDVAYHNSLHAADVAQSTHILLSTPALDAVFTDLEILAAIFAAAIHDVDHPGVSNQFLINTNSELALMYNDESVLENHHLAVGFKLLQEDNCDIFQNLTKKQRQSLRKMVIDMVLATDMSKHMSLLADLKTMVETKKVTSSGVLLLDNYTDRIQVLRNMVHCADLSNPTKSLELYRQWTDRIMDEFFHQGDRERERGMEISPMCDKHTASVEKSQVGFIDYIVHPLWETWADLVHPDAQDILDTLEDNRNWYQSMIPQSPSPPFYDQVSHGHGGGSGGQGGGEKFQFELTLEEEDLDGIEKDGEGEEDEEEEELDIEEEEDSLGDSRSPPLDYLNSQELEEGNMMEPAIEIVTHEASPTDT
- the pde4ba gene encoding 3',5'-cyclic-AMP phosphodiesterase 4B isoform X2, which encodes MRKSRSVLTVSPNNDCKDPPDCCLSESFTSPSSTLGVDLRRGRRRFSGNLQLPPLSWRQGERARTPDDEIMARPTSLPFGAPPRIDITPVDPECFDVENGPSAGCSPLASPGSGLVLHTNFPGHNQRRESFLYRSDSDYDLSPKSMSRNSSITSELHGDDLIVTPFAQVLASLRSVRNNFTVLTNVQCASSKRSPAATTQPPITRVCLPDEAYQKLAMETMEELDWCLDQLETIQTYRSVSDMASNKFKRMLNRELTHLSEMSRSGNQVSEFISNTFLDKQNDMEIPSPTSKTREKKKQQKQQLMTQIPGVKKVSHGPSLSGSCVSRFGVKTDKEELLSKELEDLNKWGLNIFTVSEYSHSRPLTCIMYAIFQERELLKTFKIPMDTFVAYMMTLEDHYHSDVAYHNSLHAADVAQSTHILLSTPALDAVFTDLEILAAIFAAAIHDVDHPGVSNQFLINTNSELALMYNDESVLENHHLAVGFKLLQEDNCDIFQNLTKKQRQSLRKMVIDMVLATDMSKHMSLLADLKTMVETKKVTSSGVLLLDNYTDRIQVLRNMVHCADLSNPTKSLELYRQWTDRIMDEFFHQGDRERERGMEISPMCDKHTASVEKSQVGFIDYIVHPLWETWADLVHPDAQDILDTLEDNRNWYQSMIPQSPSPPFYDQVSHGHGGGSGGQGGGEKFQFELTLEEEDLDGIEKDGEGEEDEEEEELDIEEEEDSLGDSRSPPLDYLNSQELEEGNMMEPAIEIVTHEASPTDT
- the pde4ba gene encoding 3',5'-cyclic-AMP phosphodiesterase 4B isoform X1, translated to MTSRCDFGQRGAEFERGRKDSTQRAGMSSNELSVEMDSCIRTFKEHMHLELEPPKIPGVVGGKRGATSPKLSPRSSPRLFRKLMVNKSIRQRRRFTVAHTCFDVENGPSAGCSPLASPGSGLVLHTNFPGHNQRRESFLYRSDSDYDLSPKSMSRNSSITSELHGDDLIVTPFAQVLASLRSVRNNFTVLTNVQCASSKRSPAATTQPPITRVCLPDEAYQKLAMETMEELDWCLDQLETIQTYRSVSDMASNKFKRMLNRELTHLSEMSRSGNQVSEFISNTFLDKQNDMEIPSPTSKTREKKKQQKQQLMTQIPGVKKVSHGPSLSGSCVSRFGVKTDKEELLSKELEDLNKWGLNIFTVSEYSHSRPLTCIMYAIFQERELLKTFKIPMDTFVAYMMTLEDHYHSDVAYHNSLHAADVAQSTHILLSTPALDAVFTDLEILAAIFAAAIHDVDHPGVSNQFLINTNSELALMYNDESVLENHHLAVGFKLLQEDNCDIFQNLTKKQRQSLRKMVIDMVLATDMSKHMSLLADLKTMVETKKVTSSGVLLLDNYTDRIQVLRNMVHCADLSNPTKSLELYRQWTDRIMDEFFHQGDRERERGMEISPMCDKHTASVEKSQVGFIDYIVHPLWETWADLVHPDAQDILDTLEDNRNWYQSMIPQSPSPPFYDQVSHGHGGGSGGQGGGEKFQFELTLEEEDLDGIEKDGEGEEDEEEEELDIEEEEDSLGDSRSPPLDYLNSQELEEGNMMEPAIEIVTHEASPTDT
- the pde4ba gene encoding 3',5'-cyclic-AMP phosphodiesterase 4B isoform X4, with the protein product MPPWSYVDLTNYSDEAYQKLAMETMEELDWCLDQLETIQTYRSVSDMASNKFKRMLNRELTHLSEMSRSGNQVSEFISNTFLDKQNDMEIPSPTSKTREKKKQQKQQLMTQIPGVKKVSHGPSLSGSCVSRFGVKTDKEELLSKELEDLNKWGLNIFTVSEYSHSRPLTCIMYAIFQERELLKTFKIPMDTFVAYMMTLEDHYHSDVAYHNSLHAADVAQSTHILLSTPALDAVFTDLEILAAIFAAAIHDVDHPGVSNQFLINTNSELALMYNDESVLENHHLAVGFKLLQEDNCDIFQNLTKKQRQSLRKMVIDMVLATDMSKHMSLLADLKTMVETKKVTSSGVLLLDNYTDRIQVLRNMVHCADLSNPTKSLELYRQWTDRIMDEFFHQGDRERERGMEISPMCDKHTASVEKSQVGFIDYIVHPLWETWADLVHPDAQDILDTLEDNRNWYQSMIPQSPSPPFYDQVSHGHGGGSGGQGGGEKFQFELTLEEEDLDGIEKDGEGEEDEEEEELDIEEEEDSLGDSRSPPLDYLNSQELEEGNMMEPAIEIVTHEASPTDT
- the pde4ba gene encoding 3',5'-cyclic-AMP phosphodiesterase 4B isoform X5; this translates as MGACCFDKKERKIGKLNGWRKFKRMLNRELTHLSEMSRSGNQVSEFISNTFLDKQNDMEIPSPTSKTREKKKQQKQQLMTQIPGVKKVSHGPSLSGSCVSRFGVKTDKEELLSKELEDLNKWGLNIFTVSEYSHSRPLTCIMYAIFQERELLKTFKIPMDTFVAYMMTLEDHYHSDVAYHNSLHAADVAQSTHILLSTPALDAVFTDLEILAAIFAAAIHDVDHPGVSNQFLINTNSELALMYNDESVLENHHLAVGFKLLQEDNCDIFQNLTKKQRQSLRKMVIDMVLATDMSKHMSLLADLKTMVETKKVTSSGVLLLDNYTDRIQVLRNMVHCADLSNPTKSLELYRQWTDRIMDEFFHQGDRERERGMEISPMCDKHTASVEKSQVGFIDYIVHPLWETWADLVHPDAQDILDTLEDNRNWYQSMIPQSPSPPFYDQVSHGHGGGSGGQGGGEKFQFELTLEEEDLDGIEKDGEGEEDEEEEELDIEEEEDSLGDSRSPPLDYLNSQELEEGNMMEPAIEIVTHEASPTDT